AAGGGACTGAAGAAAATAGCCCGGTAATTCATTGCCGGGAATCCATTGATCAGTCGTCCCTCCTGGACTCGAAGATCATTACATCTTTCCTTAACCGGCAATGAATCGCCAGCCTATTTCCAGTTGTTCCTCCGGAACAACGAACCAAAAATACTTTAGGTTAGCGCAGATGGGGGGCAACCGGTCACGTGTACGTAGAGTTCATACTCGCGGCAATCTCCTCAAAACAGAGGAACAGGTTGCCTCGCTTATCAGAATTCAGCGCTACGCAGTCAATTTCAATCGATTTTCCTGTACACGTTGAGTCCGATTTTTTCACTGGATCCGAAGACCAGTTGATTGCCTTCAGACGAAGCTATAATTACGGTCTTCCCGGATTTTGACGGACCGAATTCCTTTGAAAGATCTACTGTGATAGTTAGTATTGACCCGTCAAGCTTCATCTCCATATTTTTGAAGGCATTCTTGCGTCCTGTTGCAGCCTTCTTGCCCTCCTGCTTGTAAACATTGAGCCCGATCTTCTCCGAACGGCCGGGAACCGACTTATTTCCCTCCGTGGATGCGACAATTGTAGTTTTTCCCGATTTTGACGGACCAAAATCTTTTGATAGATCGATCTCAACAGTGAGTATGTCGCCGTCAACCAACATTGCTACATTCTTCATGCGTGCAGTTGCTGCTTTAGCGACCCGGGCGGCAACTTTCTTCTGCGATTCTTCTCCCGGAACCCGCTCCTTCGAAGATTTCGGGATTAATTCCGCAGGGCTCTTATCCAGTGCGGGCCCCGGCAATTCCGCACAATTGGCCTGAATGAGCAGAGATCGTATTTGCGGAGATGCTTCAGTAACTCTCTTGATGTCACGCTCGGACACAGTATCCGGATTGCAGCCCAATTCTTCCAGATTCCTCAAGAGCTCACGAGGCTTGACGGACGGTTTCGCTTCTACCGCTCGAGCCAGCGATCTCACCACGGAACGAGCCTTTTCGAAATCCTGAACGCATACTTCAAAGGTATGGATAATGTTCATCACCTGCTCAATAAGACGAGAATTCACTGTTCCGTTGACCGGGTCCGTGATCAGGTGGCTCCAACGTTCAGGAGTGGGAGTATTCTCCTCCTTGTAGTAATTTCGAAAGTCCTCAGCGCTCACAAAAAATTCGAATCCGTCCGTAGTGCGTACGAGATACGGGGATGTGGAATCATCAAGCAGTTCTACCGAAATACCCGGTCCAACACCGAGGAACTGCTGGTAATACTTCGCCATTTGATCTCCTTTCGTCCAAGGAAAAGCGTAATTCTATAGAAAACTCTCCCCAAGGTCCAGGAATCCTGTCAAAGGAGAAGAATTTGGGGAAACCCTTCTTATAAGAAGTGTTTCCCCAATTCTTACTCTTTAGTCCAGAGTGCGGCGGTAGCGTTTCGCGCCGATCGCCAGGGCTATCACGGTAAAGAGCCCTATTTGCCACAGGTCCACGACAACATCCGCAACACCGTTTCCTTTGAGCAGGATACCCCGTACTATGCGGAGAAAATGGGTAAGTGGCAAGAGCTCACCGATCATCTGCGCCCAATCGGGCATGCCTCGAAAAGAAAAAGCGAATCCTGACAATAATATATTCGGCAAAAAGAAGAAGAACGCCATTTGTATGGCCTGGCGTTGATTCTCCGCAATGGTGGAAAAAGTTACGCCCATTGCCAGGTTTGCAACGATGAACAGGAATGTGACAGTCAACAGGAGGGTCAGACTGCCTTGCATCGGGACGCCGAAAAGAAAATGTCCTGCCAGGAGAATCAGTGCAACCTGGATATATCCTACGAGAATATAAGGGATAATTTTGCCGATCAGAACTTCGACCGGTCTTGGGGGCATTGAGAGAAGGTTTTCCATGGTACCGCTTTCGCGTTCCCGCGTAATGGCCAAAGCAGTAATCATCACCATGGTCATTGTCAGAACGACACCGAGCAGGCCGGGTACGATGTTGTATTGCGTTATAACCTCAGGGTTGTATAGCGCGTGGACCCGCAATTCTACGGGACCGCTCGTGCCTGCAAGAAAACTGAGAGGTCCTTTCAGATCGTTTTGCAGTGCAGTCGTCAGCAAAGCATTCAATGAGCCGATAGCATTGCTCGTGGTGCCGGGATCGGTAGCATCCGCTTCTATGAGGATTGCAGGTTTGTCGCCCCGGAGCAGATCTCGGCTAAAATTCTCCGGAATATTGATCACAAACTGGACTTCTCCCCTCGCGAGAGCTTCACGGCCTTCCTCTTCAGTTTTCACCTGTCTGACAAAATGGAAGTACCCGCTATTCTGAATCGCATACAACAGAGTTCGTCCCTGTGGACCGTTGTCCGCGAGAAGCACCGCTGAAGGCAGTTGTTTCGGATCGGAGTTGATTGCATAACCGAAGAGAATAAGTTGGAGCAGCGGGATTCCCACCATCATTCCAAACGTGAGACGATCCCGACGCATTTGAATGAATTCCTTTACTACCATTGCCCAAAGTCGTGCGGGCGAGAATCCCTGCCATTCTTTCATGATGAAGGCCTGCCTTTCGCTTTCTCCATCAGATGAATAAAAATATCCTCCAGCCCGGACTCGACCTCCTGCCACTTATATCCCTCGGAACGAAAAGGAGCGATAGCTTTTTCGAGTTTGGCGGCATCGACTCCGCTGACGTGCAAGGCGCTCCCGAACGCCGCAGCCTGCTCCACATCCGGAAGTTTCCGGAGCCTTTCCGCAAGCTCAGTCAATCTGGGACCGCTCACAGACCATGTTGTGAGTCGGGTTTTCTCAATAACCTCGGAGATTGTCCCCTGAGTCAGGAGAACGCCATTGAGAATGAAAGCAAGGCGATGGCAGCGCTCAGCCTCATCCATGTAATGCGTAGCAATAAGGAACGTGAGCCCTTGACCTGCAAGCCGGTGAATCTCCTCCCAGAAATCGCGGCGAGCCTGTGGATCCACGCCCGCGGTAGGTTCATCCAGGAGCAGGAGTTTTGGATCGTGAATTAGACACGCTGCCAGGGCCAGGCGTTGTTTCCAACCACCGGACAATTCTCCTGCAAGCTGGTGCTGTCGTGCTTCCAGCCCGAGACGTTGTATGCTTTCACGTACGACTTCAGACCGGTTTTTCATGGAATACAAACGGGCGACGAAATCGAGATTCTCATAGATACTCAGGTCCTCATAAAAGCTGAACCGCTGAGTCATGTACCCGACCTGGCGCTTTATAATCTCACTTTCGCGAATCACATCGTATCCAAGGCACGTACCGCTTCCTTCGTCTGCACGGAGTAAACCGCATAGCATGCGGATAAATGTGGTTTTCCCGCTGCCGTTCGGGCCCAAAAAACCGCAAATTTCCCCTGTCCGGACCTGAAGATCGATATGATTCACCGCGGTTAGATCCCCGAACCTCTTGGTCATGCCGTGTACATCAATTGCGAGTTCGTCGGTCATTTATTAGGACCTATCTGCACATCCACCGGTTGCCCCGGATGCAAGAGCGCCGCTGTTTTATCGTCGAAACGCAGCTCGATCATGATCACCAGCTTGGAGCGGCTTTCCCGGCTATAAATAACGGGTGGCGTATATTCCACCTGCGGCGAGATGAAACTTACCTTCCCCACCATAGGCTCGGGACGTCCGTCAACGTACACGTGAAGCTGATCTCCATATTGTATGGTGCCAATCCTGGTCTCAGGAACGAAAGCACGCACTTTGACATTCGACGGCGGGAGCAGAGCGACCACAGGCCTGCCCGCTCCAACCCATTCGCCCTCGCGATACAGCGTGTCAAAAACGACACCGGCTTGAGGTGCATTCTGGCGCTTCTGTGCAAGATTCCACTCCGCCCGTGCGAGTGCTGCTTCCTGGGCACGCACGGTCGCCTCTGCTGCGGCAATCTGGTCGGCCCGAGCCCCGAGACGGGCGGTTTCAAGATCTGCTTCAAGCTGCGCAACTCTTTTCTTATCCTGATCGCGTGTTGAACGCGCACGGTCGAGGTCTTGCATCGCCTGTGCTCCGGTTCTTTCCAGTTGGACCAGGCGTTCGAAATTCTTCTCAGAGAAGACCAACGCAGCGCGAGCTTGTTCCAACTGCGCTTGAATCGATTCAATTTCCGTCGGGCGCCGTGGCTTCTTCAGATCCTCCAAATTTGACCGTGCCTGCACGAGTTGCTGGCTCGCCTGATCGCGAGCATCCTTTTCAGGTTGACTATCGAGGGCGAAAAGAGGGTCCCCCGGTTTCACCCACTGGCCCCGTTGCACATACAACGATTCCAACTGACCGGAGAGAGGCGATGCAACATAGACAAATTCTCCCTCGACATACCCCTGTATGCGATTCGTAGACTGAGAGCTGCAACCCGTCAGAAGGCCCAATGCCATAAGCGTGACGCCAACCAGGAAGAGCGGATTTCCTGCATTAAAAGTGATCATAGTATCGCTCTCCCCGTTTCTGTAATTATGCCTTCCAGAATCACCGAAATGATGGCGGAAAATCCGGCCTTCGGAGATATATTGAGATCCGTCAGTTTTTCCGGATTCATAATCGCCTCTGTTGCAGCCATCAGGATCTCTATGATCAGGATGACTGGTACATCCTGACGAAAAACTCCTGCGGATTGGCCATCGTGAACCAGCTTGCCGAAATACTGATACACGACCTCTCGGCGCCTGATTTCTATGACTTTGAAGATTTCCGGCGCATCTCTCCGGAGGTCACGCAGAAAAGGTGGCTGCACTTCTTCGAGATGTTTCTGAATGCGCGGGAGTAATTTATGGAGCGCAGGAATAAATTCGGATGAAGACTCTGACGTGATTTGCTTCAAATCAGCCTCGACGCTCTGAATTTTATTCAGGAGCACAGCCTCAACAAGCGCAATCTTGCTCGGAAAATGTACATAGAGCGTCTTCTTACTGATACCGAGTTCTCTCGCAAGATCGTCCATGGTTACGGCACGGAAACCATAGGCAAAAAAGTGACGACGGGCTGCGGCAACAATTCGTTGTCGGCCGGGGTTCTCCTCTGCAGAAAATTCATGCTGTTGCATCGATGCTGTCCTTCATTGACGCCTTCTCTGTCCCGAGACTGAATTGGCAGCCGGGAACTAACACTCAGGAAACTAATAGAGTATAATCAGTTTCCACCATACAGTCAAATTAAATACGCATTTTCGTTAAAGCCTTTATTTCCTGTTGACATTCGAGTGATCGACTTCTAAGGAATATGGTCAGACCTTGGAAGGCCTTATTTTAGGACTTTCGAGTGACAATATAAAACGAGGTGATCAGGTATGGATTATTTACTCACAGAAGAACAAAAGATGGCTCGAGATATGGCCAGAAAATTCTCGGACAATGAATTGAAACCCATCGCGGACCGATTGGATCGCGAACATACTCACTCCCCCGAAGTACTCAAAGCTCTTGGTGAAATGGGAGTAATGGGCGTGGCGGTTCCCGTTGAATACGGGGGGGGAGGGATGGACTATATATCCTATGCCATGATCGTAACAGAAATATCCCGGGGATGCGGTGGCACAGGGGTGATCGTGGCTGCCCACAACTCATTGTATTGCTATCCGGTGCTGAAATTCGGGACCGAGGAGCAAAAAGAAAGGTTTCTCACTCCTTGCGCTTCAGGGGAATCCGTTGGTTGCTATGCGTTGACGGAAGCAGACGCAGGAAGCGATCCTGCAGCCATGAGAACCACAGCGGTGCTCGACGGCGATTCATGGGTAATCAATGGAGAAAAAAAGTTTATCACAAATGGAAACATAGCAGATTATTGCGTATTCGCTGCTATCACTGACAGATCCAAAGGCTACAAAGGGATATCCCAGTTTGTGTGCGATGTAAGGGAGACTCCGGGATTCAAAGTCGGAAGAGTGGAGGAAAAGCTCGGAATCAACGCATCAGGAACCGCTGAACTGGTTTTTGAGGACGCACGGATTCCGAAAGACAATATTCTTGGAGCGCCCGGTGCAGGTTTGCGCCAGATGCTCGAGACGCTGGATAGCGGACGAATCAGTATCGCTTCCCAGGCATTAGGTATCGGCCGAGCAGTCCTGGAGGAAGCCACTGCGTACGCGTTGGAACGAATCCAGTTCGGCAAACCGATTGCCGAGTACCAGGCTATTCAATGGAAACTTGCCGATATGGCAACTCAACTGGATGCTGCAGAACTCCTCATATGGCGTGCAGCCTGGCTGGAAGATCACGGAATGCCGTTCGAAAAAGAGGCGGCGATGGCTAAACTGTATGCGTCGGATGTCGCGATGCAGGCATCCATAGAAGGCATCCAAGTACTGGGTGGATACGGGTATTGCAAAGAATATCCGATGGAGAGACATATGAGAGATGTCAAAATCACCCAGATCTATGAAGGAACCAACGAAATTCAACGTATGGTAATCGCAAGGAATATCCTTGGTAAACGTAAGTAGTTTCACAACATGAACACCCCACTGGTTCAAAAGGTATTAGAGGGAAACATCAGGGCCACTGCCCAGCTTATCCGGAAGATCGATGACGGAGATCGCGAAGTGTTGGACGATCTTTCCGTCTTGTATAAACATTCCGGACGTGCACATATTATCGGCGTCACGGGGTCTCCCGGCGTGGGTAAATCCACTTTGGTGGACCGGCTGGTTTCACAGTTCAGAGAAGAAGACAAAAAAGTTGGCATTCTGGCTATAGATCCCACGAGCCCTTTTACCGGTGGGGCTATTCTTGGCGACCGTATTCGCATGCAGAAGCATTTCCTTGATGAAGGTGTATTCATCCGCTCCATGGCGACTCGCGGCAAATTCGGCGGTCTCACGCGTTCTACGGCGGATGCAATAATTGTACTGGATGCCATGGGAAAGGACGTGATAATCGTCGAGACCGTCGGAGTCGGGCAGGATGAAATCGACATAGCCCACAGCGCTCATACAACCGTGCTTGTCACCATTCCAGGTATGGGAGATGACATTCAGGCCATAAAAGCCGGCCTTATGGAAATAGGCGATATATTCGTCGTGAACAAGGCGGATCGGGAAGGGGCCGGTAAAACGGTCCGTGAGTTGAAATTCATGCTCCAGATGTCTTCGGAACGCCTTGAGGCGGCAGGATGGGATCCCCCGGTAATCGAGACTGTGGCAAGCCTCAATCAGGGAATCGAACAGGTCCATGAAGCGATACTCAGGCATCGGGATCATCTTCTTCAACCAGGTCACGATCAACTCAAGAAACGGGAAGAAGTGAGAGTTCGCAATCAGCTTTTGGATCTTTTAAAGGAAAACCTCATTGAAACCGCGCTTGAACGCATTGGCGGAGTCGCGGGGTTGAACGGATTTGTTCGAGAAATCGTGGAGAGAGAAAAAGATCCTTACGGTGTAAGTTCAGAACTCCTGGAAAAGCTTATGAAAGGTCCCTCCAGTTGAATCCTCTGAGAGCGCTCCAAAAGACCGATCTCGATCCTGTGTGGTTGTCCAGGATCTTCACCATCATTCCCGTGGTTCTCATTCTCCTTGCAGGCACTGCAGTGCTGTGGATCTATTTCTTCGTTCTGTCGCTCCTTCCTGAAAACCAATCTGTCGTAGAGACGCCGGGCATCATGGCGGACGTCAAAGTGGTTCGCGATCCGAGCGGAATTCCAGGGATAATTGGTGAACGTGAAGAGGACGTTGCTCTTGTCCTCGGGTACGTCATGGCCGAAGATAGGCTCTGGCAAATGGATTATATGCGTCGAGCCGGCCAGGGCAGACTTTCGGAAATTCTTGGATCGGACTATTTGGAAAGGGACTATCTTGTCCGCATGGTTATCGCTGGAAGACCCAAAGAGCAGGCTGCAAATCTCGATGCCCGGGAACGCCTGTGGCTCGAAAAATTCGTGGAAGGCGTGAATCGTTACATTACCGACCAGGGAAGTAAGCTTCCGGTGGAGTTTTCTCTTCTCGAATACAGACCGGAGTTGTTTTCGGCCGACGATGTATTTGCGATTCTGCACGGACTCGTATGGGAGAGTTCCACTGCACCGAAATTGGACGCCGTTTTGACGAAAATCCTGGGAAAGCTGGGGAAGGAAAAGGCGTTTCCCCTGTTTCCTTCAGATCCCGCTGCTTCAGCACCATTTGTGGCTTCCGAGCTTATCGGCTGGGAACCTAAAGGCCCATTGCTCTCGCCTCTGACGTTGAAGACGGTGGTTCCTGCGCTGTACGGAGGTATCGGCTGGGTCCTGGGCAAAGAGAATACTCGCAGCGGAAAACCCATTGTAGGGTCTGCGATCTACCAGGGAATTGCCGCACCCGGATTCTGGTATCGAGCACGAATAAGCACACAGGATTTCAATCTCACGGGAGTATTCATCCCCGGAGTTCCTGCAGCAATTGCGGGCAGTAACGGTAAGCTTAGCTGGAGCTGCATTCCTGCTGCTTCTGACGATTCCGATCTGTTCATCGAGAAACTGGATGATTCTCAGCAACAGTACTGGCGCATAGACAGATGGAAGAGAATCGAAGAGGCTGTGGAACACTTCAGGATCAAAGGCGGCGATCAGGAAACCAGAAGAATAGCCTTAACCGAGACCGGTCCGATTGTCTCCGACATTCACAAGTCCTGCGCATTATCGCTGCGTTGGACCGGCCGTGACGGGACGTCGCTGTTTCCCTGCATGTTCGCACTCAACAGAGCTCATGATGAAAAGGACATAACATCCGCAGCCGGCCGTCTTGTGGCTCCATGCATGTATGTGTTGTGGGCGGACGAGCAAGAGAATTGCGGCATACGCTGGGCTGGCGCAGTTCCGGTTCGTGCGCCGGGAAGCGACGGAATAGTGCCGCTTCCTGCGTGGACGGCCGTACACGACTGGAGCGGATATTTCTCCCCCTCTGAAATGCCGGCAGTGACCAACCCAAAGGATGGTCTATCCATTGTGAGCGAGGGCAGGCCCGGAGGGCAACATTTCCCGCTGTTTGTAACATGCTATTGGAGTGATGACAGCAGGAGCACTCGTATCAGGGAGATTCTGAACAAGTCCTCGGATCATTCACGAGAACGGCTCCAGTCAACTTTTGGCGATACGGTATCCCTTGTTGCCAAGGGGTTCACACCTCTGATTCTCAATGCCGTTGCGCAAAAGGGCCTGGCAGATTCTTCAGAAAAGGAAGCTGCACGCGTGCTCGCGTCGTGGGATTTTCAGATGAACAGGGATTCTGCAGGTGCGGCAATATTCGGCCTGACCTGGCAGTCCCTGACAGAAGAGATCCTGCTGCCTCTTCTGGGTGAAGATTTGTTTAACGCGTACGTCGCTCATCATGCATTGCCAGATCGGCTGATAAAAAGCCTTCTCCTGATGCAAGACAGGAAGCTTCCCGGTCAAAAAACCGTCGAAGAGATGCTCTCTGCCAGCTTCAGAAAGGCTGTGGCACATGGGAAAAATCTCATGGGGCTGAAGCCTGGGGAATGGAGATGGGGGGCGATTCACAAAATCCAATTTCACCATCCCATAGCCGTGCGTTCACGTTTTCTTGAAGCGCTGTACGATGTCGGTCCCATGGGAGTATCCGGATCCTTCGACACGATTGCTCAATCAGGCTGGTCACAGTCTCGACCGTTCTCCGTGCAGGACAGCATATCCCTGAGTCAGATTACGGACATGACCCAACCTCCCGGACTTTTCTGCCTGACTCACATGGGCGCTTCGGCTCATTTCTTCTCTTCCCATTACAAGGACCAGATTTCCGCGTGGCTGGCAGGGCGATATTTCCGAGAACCCACCGATGTAGCGGATATACGAAAAAGCGGCTTTGATCCGGTGGTGTTCAAGTCCAAGTCCGGTCGAGCGCTCAGTCTTAACTAGTCAGAATTCGATAGTCTTAAGGCCACAAAAGTCCCGAAGGACTAACCATGAGTAGCCATGGGTGCAAGAAACTGTCTCAAAAGTCAAGAATTGATCCCTCATCGTAGCACGATCTTCTCATCATCCGCCCGGTCTGACTGTAGGGGCGCCCCTCGTGGGTGCCCGGTAGTGACCGGCCTCCGTGCCGGTCATTGCAGGAGGGTAGGCACGAGACCTACCCCTACAAGGATGATGAATCGTGGCACGATTTGTTCTGCATTCGAGAATTTTGAGACAGTTTCGGGACGCCGGTCCCCACTAATATCTTTGTATTCGGGCGCTGGATAAGCCAGAATTTTGAGCAAATCGCAATAATAGGCTGGTATTGATTTCATTTTCTCGATTTGAAAGAACGTAACCAGGTTCAATTCCTAAAGAGACTGCCTTTGCTGGCGAAAAGAGGCTCGCGTTCTCCGAAGTTGATAAAATGCGTGAATTTTAGTATAATAAATACATATCTTTTTTTATGAATTGCTTGTCTGGAGGTAAGAATGAAATTCCGTGTGTATTTCACGGCTATGGTTGTAGTGGTATTTCTCGCATCCTGTCTCATAGCAAATGCAGCTACCGCACCAAAAGGAACGTACACCGTATACGATGCCAAGAACAAATGCCAGGTCGTTTGTAAAGCTCCGAAACCGGCTTTAGAAATTCTGGAAGACGGTTTGGCGTACTTACTTGACATCCCACTGGCGATTCTCAGTCCCATCACTTGTCCGTTAGTTACCCCGGTCCTGGATAGGATCGATCCGGTGGAAGCAAGGAGTTTTCCACGTCGAATCAAATAGATGACGAAGAATTAGTTCATCCTGTCGATAAGCTCACAACCCAGGATAAGAACCGCATCTATTTCAGTAGGGTTGTCGATCTGGCCGTGGTGCAAGGATTGCTCGAAGCCGATCCGGACTCCGAAATAGGCCACTTTGCTTTTTCGCGCCATTACTTTACGGGAAAGAAATTGGACTTCGATCTGCAAGTGGCCATCCGGCAGTTCGAGCAAAGGCATCCGGAAATAGTCGGAGAAAGACACGATCGACAAGACCATCTTTTTGGCGGGATCGTTACTGCCTTTTCCAAAGAGGCACGCTCCGAAAAGCTTCGCGATCTCATTATACTGGGTGCAACGTACGGAATTTGGCCCGTAGGCACTTCTTTTGTCCTGACGTATCCCTGGGATTTGGACGGTCGCGGACGGCTTGTTCGTTTCAGGT
The sequence above is a segment of the Desulfomonile tiedjei DSM 6799 genome. Coding sequences within it:
- a CDS encoding TetR/AcrR family transcriptional regulator; its protein translation is MQQHEFSAEENPGRQRIVAAARRHFFAYGFRAVTMDDLARELGISKKTLYVHFPSKIALVEAVLLNKIQSVEADLKQITSESSSEFIPALHKLLPRIQKHLEEVQPPFLRDLRRDAPEIFKVIEIRRREVVYQYFGKLVHDGQSAGVFRQDVPVILIIEILMAATEAIMNPEKLTDLNISPKAGFSAIISVILEGIITETGRAIL
- a CDS encoding HlyD family secretion protein, producing MITFNAGNPLFLVGVTLMALGLLTGCSSQSTNRIQGYVEGEFVYVASPLSGQLESLYVQRGQWVKPGDPLFALDSQPEKDARDQASQQLVQARSNLEDLKKPRRPTEIESIQAQLEQARAALVFSEKNFERLVQLERTGAQAMQDLDRARSTRDQDKKRVAQLEADLETARLGARADQIAAAEATVRAQEAALARAEWNLAQKRQNAPQAGVVFDTLYREGEWVGAGRPVVALLPPSNVKVRAFVPETRIGTIQYGDQLHVYVDGRPEPMVGKVSFISPQVEYTPPVIYSRESRSKLVIMIELRFDDKTAALLHPGQPVDVQIGPNK
- a CDS encoding ABC transporter ATP-binding protein — encoded protein: MTDELAIDVHGMTKRFGDLTAVNHIDLQVRTGEICGFLGPNGSGKTTFIRMLCGLLRADEGSGTCLGYDVIRESEIIKRQVGYMTQRFSFYEDLSIYENLDFVARLYSMKNRSEVVRESIQRLGLEARQHQLAGELSGGWKQRLALAACLIHDPKLLLLDEPTAGVDPQARRDFWEEIHRLAGQGLTFLIATHYMDEAERCHRLAFILNGVLLTQGTISEVIEKTRLTTWSVSGPRLTELAERLRKLPDVEQAAAFGSALHVSGVDAAKLEKAIAPFRSEGYKWQEVESGLEDIFIHLMEKAKGRPSS
- the meaB gene encoding methylmalonyl Co-A mutase-associated GTPase MeaB codes for the protein MNTPLVQKVLEGNIRATAQLIRKIDDGDREVLDDLSVLYKHSGRAHIIGVTGSPGVGKSTLVDRLVSQFREEDKKVGILAIDPTSPFTGGAILGDRIRMQKHFLDEGVFIRSMATRGKFGGLTRSTADAIIVLDAMGKDVIIVETVGVGQDEIDIAHSAHTTVLVTIPGMGDDIQAIKAGLMEIGDIFVVNKADREGAGKTVRELKFMLQMSSERLEAAGWDPPVIETVASLNQGIEQVHEAILRHRDHLLQPGHDQLKKREEVRVRNQLLDLLKENLIETALERIGGVAGLNGFVREIVEREKDPYGVSSELLEKLMKGPSS
- a CDS encoding penicillin acylase family protein — translated: MNPLRALQKTDLDPVWLSRIFTIIPVVLILLAGTAVLWIYFFVLSLLPENQSVVETPGIMADVKVVRDPSGIPGIIGEREEDVALVLGYVMAEDRLWQMDYMRRAGQGRLSEILGSDYLERDYLVRMVIAGRPKEQAANLDARERLWLEKFVEGVNRYITDQGSKLPVEFSLLEYRPELFSADDVFAILHGLVWESSTAPKLDAVLTKILGKLGKEKAFPLFPSDPAASAPFVASELIGWEPKGPLLSPLTLKTVVPALYGGIGWVLGKENTRSGKPIVGSAIYQGIAAPGFWYRARISTQDFNLTGVFIPGVPAAIAGSNGKLSWSCIPAASDDSDLFIEKLDDSQQQYWRIDRWKRIEEAVEHFRIKGGDQETRRIALTETGPIVSDIHKSCALSLRWTGRDGTSLFPCMFALNRAHDEKDITSAAGRLVAPCMYVLWADEQENCGIRWAGAVPVRAPGSDGIVPLPAWTAVHDWSGYFSPSEMPAVTNPKDGLSIVSEGRPGGQHFPLFVTCYWSDDSRSTRIREILNKSSDHSRERLQSTFGDTVSLVAKGFTPLILNAVAQKGLADSSEKEAARVLASWDFQMNRDSAGAAIFGLTWQSLTEEILLPLLGEDLFNAYVAHHALPDRLIKSLLLMQDRKLPGQKTVEEMLSASFRKAVAHGKNLMGLKPGEWRWGAIHKIQFHHPIAVRSRFLEALYDVGPMGVSGSFDTIAQSGWSQSRPFSVQDSISLSQITDMTQPPGLFCLTHMGASAHFFSSHYKDQISAWLAGRYFREPTDVADIRKSGFDPVVFKSKSGRALSLN
- a CDS encoding ABC transporter permease: MKEWQGFSPARLWAMVVKEFIQMRRDRLTFGMMVGIPLLQLILFGYAINSDPKQLPSAVLLADNGPQGRTLLYAIQNSGYFHFVRQVKTEEEGREALARGEVQFVINIPENFSRDLLRGDKPAILIEADATDPGTTSNAIGSLNALLTTALQNDLKGPLSFLAGTSGPVELRVHALYNPEVITQYNIVPGLLGVVLTMTMVMITALAITRERESGTMENLLSMPPRPVEVLIGKIIPYILVGYIQVALILLAGHFLFGVPMQGSLTLLLTVTFLFIVANLAMGVTFSTIAENQRQAIQMAFFFFLPNILLSGFAFSFRGMPDWAQMIGELLPLTHFLRIVRGILLKGNGVADVVVDLWQIGLFTVIALAIGAKRYRRTLD
- a CDS encoding acyl-CoA dehydrogenase, giving the protein MDYLLTEEQKMARDMARKFSDNELKPIADRLDREHTHSPEVLKALGEMGVMGVAVPVEYGGGGMDYISYAMIVTEISRGCGGTGVIVAAHNSLYCYPVLKFGTEEQKERFLTPCASGESVGCYALTEADAGSDPAAMRTTAVLDGDSWVINGEKKFITNGNIADYCVFAAITDRSKGYKGISQFVCDVRETPGFKVGRVEEKLGINASGTAELVFEDARIPKDNILGAPGAGLRQMLETLDSGRISIASQALGIGRAVLEEATAYALERIQFGKPIAEYQAIQWKLADMATQLDAAELLIWRAAWLEDHGMPFEKEAAMAKLYASDVAMQASIEGIQVLGGYGYCKEYPMERHMRDVKITQIYEGTNEIQRMVIARNILGKRK